The proteins below come from a single Isoptericola dokdonensis DS-3 genomic window:
- the cobA gene encoding uroporphyrinogen-III C-methyltransferase, whose amino-acid sequence MTTLARGHVTLVGAGPGAADLLTYRAWRAIATADVVVHDRLVPLEVLDDLGPDVEVIDVGKAPGKHKVPQDEINALLVRHARCGRHVVRLKGGDPFVFGRGGEEHQACAEAGVPVTVVPGVSAALSVPALAGIPLTHRGTTTAFHVVTAHTRTGEQQLDDTAVSCVTAAAATLVILMGVSSLPAIVTRLLDAGADPGTPVAIVERGSTPDQRVTRAPLDLAAKRAEEVGVRAPAVIVVGAVAAEGLLEGTRGAGAAGVGDARG is encoded by the coding sequence ATGACCACCCTCGCGCGGGGGCACGTCACGCTCGTGGGGGCCGGTCCCGGTGCGGCCGACCTGCTCACCTACCGTGCCTGGCGGGCGATCGCGACCGCCGACGTCGTCGTGCACGACCGCCTGGTGCCGCTGGAGGTGCTCGACGACCTCGGGCCCGACGTCGAGGTGATCGACGTCGGCAAGGCGCCCGGGAAGCACAAGGTCCCGCAGGACGAGATCAACGCGCTGCTCGTGCGCCACGCGCGGTGCGGGCGGCACGTCGTGCGGCTCAAGGGCGGCGACCCGTTCGTGTTCGGTCGCGGCGGCGAGGAGCACCAGGCGTGCGCGGAGGCGGGCGTCCCCGTCACCGTCGTGCCGGGCGTGTCCGCCGCGCTGAGCGTGCCCGCCCTCGCCGGCATCCCGCTCACGCACCGCGGCACCACCACCGCGTTCCACGTCGTCACCGCCCACACCCGCACCGGTGAGCAGCAGCTCGACGACACCGCCGTGTCCTGCGTCACCGCCGCGGCCGCTACGCTGGTGATCCTCATGGGCGTGTCGTCGCTCCCGGCGATCGTCACGCGGCTGCTCGACGCCGGGGCGGACCCCGGCACCCCCGTGGCGATCGTCGAACGGGGATCGACCCCCGACCAGCGCGTGACCCGTGCACCGCTGGACCTCGCGGCCAAGCGTGCCGAGGAGGTCGGGGTCCGCGCCCCCGCGGTGATCGTGGTCGGAGCAGTGGCCGCGGAGGGACTTCTGGAGGGGACCCGTGGAGCAGGAGCCGCCGGCGTGGGGGACGCGCGTGGCTGA
- a CDS encoding ATP-binding protein: protein MRPGWSLRRRLTLVAAGATGVALVLGAVALTSVVSQSRVAATDAVLAGTAAQVAALVAEDRLPEVLAADEPGEVVQLLDPAGRVVASSPNASRTLPVLAPATLAGTPDGAATRQDAAYGSGPARVLVDTLPTGERVVAALPLAEIEGALRALRLSLGVVVPVLTLTLGLVTWVLLGRALRPVEELRAAADRVSGLGGPGTLPVPDAQEIAALAQTLNAMLDRLDAAAQRQTDFVADAAHELRSPVAALRTTLDVAQQHPDAYEGAELTSDLAHEVVRLQALVDDLLVLARVGATPPDVRDVDLREVVHDAVGDVDLHGAGRALADPAAAGRVVRNLVDNARRFAREQVRVEVRDGVVVVDDDGPGVPAPDRERVFERFTRLGSARGRDSGGTGLGLAIARETAREHGGDVTLDESPLGGLRATVTLPTPRPA, encoded by the coding sequence GTGAGGCCGGGCTGGTCCCTGCGCCGGCGGCTCACCCTCGTGGCCGCCGGGGCGACCGGCGTCGCCCTCGTCCTCGGCGCCGTCGCGCTGACGTCCGTCGTGTCGCAGAGCCGCGTCGCCGCGACCGACGCCGTGCTGGCCGGCACGGCCGCGCAGGTGGCGGCGCTCGTCGCCGAGGACCGGCTGCCCGAGGTCCTCGCCGCGGACGAGCCGGGCGAGGTCGTCCAGCTCCTCGACCCGGCGGGACGCGTCGTCGCGTCCTCGCCCAACGCGAGCCGCACCCTGCCCGTCCTCGCGCCCGCCACGCTCGCCGGGACGCCCGACGGCGCCGCCACCCGGCAGGACGCCGCCTACGGCTCGGGACCGGCGCGCGTCCTCGTGGACACGCTGCCCACCGGGGAGCGCGTCGTCGCCGCCCTCCCCCTCGCCGAGATCGAGGGGGCGCTGCGCGCGCTGCGGCTCTCCCTCGGCGTCGTCGTGCCGGTGCTGACCCTCACGCTCGGGCTGGTGACGTGGGTGCTGCTGGGGCGGGCGCTGCGCCCGGTCGAGGAGCTGCGCGCCGCCGCCGACCGGGTCAGCGGGCTCGGCGGCCCCGGCACCCTCCCCGTCCCGGACGCCCAGGAGATCGCCGCGCTGGCGCAGACCCTCAACGCCATGCTCGACCGCCTCGACGCGGCGGCGCAGCGGCAGACCGACTTCGTGGCCGACGCCGCCCACGAGCTGCGCTCCCCCGTCGCCGCGCTGCGGACCACCCTGGACGTGGCGCAGCAGCACCCCGACGCCTATGAGGGCGCCGAGCTGACCTCCGACCTCGCCCACGAGGTCGTGCGGCTGCAGGCGCTCGTCGACGACCTCCTCGTCCTCGCCCGCGTCGGCGCCACCCCGCCCGACGTGCGCGACGTCGACCTGCGCGAGGTCGTGCACGACGCCGTCGGCGACGTCGACCTGCACGGCGCGGGCCGCGCGCTCGCCGACCCCGCCGCGGCCGGCCGGGTCGTGCGCAACCTGGTGGACAACGCGCGCCGGTTCGCCCGCGAGCAGGTGCGGGTCGAGGTCCGCGACGGCGTCGTGGTGGTCGACGACGACGGGCCGGGGGTGCCCGCGCCGGACCGGGAGCGCGTCTTCGAGCGGTTCACGCGGCTCGGCTCGGCCCGCGGGCGCGACTCGGGCGGGACCGGGCTGGGTCTCGCCATCGCCCGTGAGACCGCCCGGGAGCACGGCGGCGACGTCACCCTGGACGAGAGCCCCCTGGGCGGGCTGCGCGCCACCGTCACCCTGCCGACGCCCCGCCCGGCGTGA
- a CDS encoding molybdenum cofactor biosynthesis protein MoaE, with the protein MSGHPAEHGEPGAAAARGRVAAVVVASDRAAAGVYADRSGPAAADWFTARGWQVLPVVVVPDGEPVRDALLDLLDGAAPPDVVVTSGGTGIAPSDATPEATLAVLDREVPGVAELVRARSLAPTDHTKKAVPAAALSRGVAGIAGRTLVVNLPGSVGGVLDGLDALADVLPHAVDQLAGHDHPPAPRGSTSGVEVVPPGYVLDAGGTTSASASASSAGAATVLRADVVDTPLDTLHGELAALVRDDACGAVATFVGHVRDHDEGRGVTALHYEAHPDASAVLRSVAQRVARRVAATTGDRVRVAVVHRYGALAVGDVAVVAAVASGHRQAAFTCAADLVEELKAEVPIWKEQGFDDGTSEWVGSLG; encoded by the coding sequence GTGAGCGGGCACCCCGCCGAGCACGGCGAGCCGGGTGCCGCGGCGGCGCGCGGTCGCGTGGCCGCCGTCGTCGTCGCGTCCGACCGCGCCGCCGCCGGGGTGTACGCCGACCGGTCGGGCCCGGCGGCCGCCGACTGGTTCACCGCCCGCGGCTGGCAGGTGCTGCCGGTGGTCGTCGTGCCCGACGGGGAGCCCGTGCGCGACGCGCTGCTCGACCTGCTCGACGGCGCCGCTCCGCCGGACGTGGTCGTCACCTCCGGCGGGACCGGGATCGCCCCGTCGGACGCCACCCCCGAGGCCACCCTCGCCGTGCTCGACCGCGAGGTGCCCGGCGTCGCCGAGCTCGTCCGCGCGCGGTCGCTGGCCCCCACCGACCACACGAAGAAGGCCGTGCCCGCCGCCGCGCTGTCCCGCGGAGTCGCCGGGATCGCCGGACGCACCCTCGTCGTCAACCTCCCCGGGTCCGTCGGTGGGGTCCTCGACGGGCTCGACGCCCTCGCCGACGTGCTGCCGCACGCCGTCGACCAGCTCGCCGGCCACGATCACCCCCCCGCGCCGCGAGGTAGTACGTCCGGCGTCGAGGTCGTACCCCCGGGGTACGTCCTCGACGCCGGAGGTACTACCTCGGCGTCGGCGTCGGCGTCGTCGGCGGGGGCGGCCACGGTGCTGCGCGCCGACGTCGTCGACACCCCCCTCGACACGCTGCACGGTGAGCTCGCCGCCCTCGTGCGCGACGACGCGTGCGGCGCCGTCGCGACGTTCGTCGGGCACGTGCGCGACCACGACGAGGGCCGCGGCGTGACCGCTCTGCACTACGAGGCGCACCCCGACGCGTCCGCCGTGCTGCGCTCCGTCGCCCAGCGCGTCGCACGGCGCGTCGCCGCCACGACCGGGGACCGGGTGCGCGTCGCCGTCGTGCACCGGTACGGGGCGCTGGCCGTCGGGGACGTCGCCGTCGTCGCCGCCGTCGCGTCCGGCCACCGGCAGGCCGCGTTCACCTGCGCCGCCGACCTCGTCGAGGAGCTCAAGGCCGAGGTCCCGATCTGGAAGGAGCAGGGCTTCGACGACGGCACCAGCGAGTGGGTGGGATCGCTCGGCTGA
- a CDS encoding response regulator transcription factor, which translates to MRILVVEDEAVLARALRRGLQAEGFAVDVAPDGESGLTLALDGDHDVVVLDLMLPGRSGIEILREMRAEEVWTPVLVLSAKDSDADVTRGLDVGADDYLPKPFAFTVLVARLRALLRRGAPPRPAVLRAGALTLDPATREVRRDGEPVELTTRETALLEHLMRRPGEVLTKVELRDHVWDAAGDDLNVVEVYVGYLRRKLGRSAVETVRGAGYRVVGR; encoded by the coding sequence GTGCGCATCCTGGTGGTGGAGGACGAGGCGGTGCTCGCCCGGGCCCTGCGCCGCGGCCTGCAGGCGGAGGGCTTCGCGGTCGACGTGGCGCCCGACGGCGAGTCCGGGCTGACGCTCGCCCTCGACGGGGACCACGACGTCGTCGTCCTCGACCTCATGCTCCCCGGGCGGTCCGGCATCGAGATCCTGCGGGAGATGCGCGCCGAGGAGGTGTGGACGCCGGTGCTCGTCCTCAGCGCCAAAGACTCCGACGCCGACGTCACCCGCGGCCTCGACGTGGGCGCCGACGACTACCTGCCCAAGCCGTTCGCCTTCACCGTCCTCGTCGCGCGGCTGCGAGCCCTGCTGCGGCGCGGCGCCCCGCCCCGGCCCGCGGTGCTGCGGGCCGGCGCCCTGACCCTCGACCCGGCCACGCGCGAGGTCCGCCGCGACGGCGAGCCCGTCGAGCTCACCACCCGCGAGACCGCCCTGCTCGAGCACCTCATGCGACGGCCCGGGGAGGTGCTCACCAAGGTCGAGCTCCGCGACCACGTGTGGGACGCGGCCGGCGACGACCTCAACGTCGTCGAGGTGTACGTCGGCTACCTGCGCCGCAAGCTCGGCCGGTCCGCCGTCGAGACGGTCCGGGGTGCCGGCTACCGGGTCGTGGGGCGGTGA
- the glp gene encoding gephyrin-like molybdotransferase Glp encodes MAEHAGRRSVREHQEAVRELVDAGLAAVRRTTTVTPAGLLTAASTHGVLAPRTLVVDAVAAVDLPGFDNSQMDGYAVRAADLAPAAHGPVALPVAAPVPAGTTPLPLDPGTAAPVMTGAPIPVGADAVVKIEDADPPAFPDPGASATVRFAAPAAPGTFVRPRGSDAAVGDVVVPAGTPLGPAQLGALVAAGVAEVEVAVAPHVLLVSTGSELVPAGAPLGPAQLHDANGAALSAALAQVGCRVTHRVVPDDPAALRAVLEAAPDDVAFVVTSGGVSAGAYEVVRQTLTDAWFGHVAVQPGGPQGLGTITVGPVEARRAVPLVAFPGNPVSALVSFELFLRPVLAAATGAAPAHRPRGRAPLVDALDSPEHLHQVRRGRLDAAGRVEMVGGPGSHLLAHLAAATLLVHVPPGVAHLPAGAEVDYWEIR; translated from the coding sequence ATGGCAGAGCACGCGGGTCGGCGCAGCGTCCGGGAGCACCAGGAGGCCGTCCGGGAGCTGGTCGACGCCGGGCTCGCCGCGGTGCGGCGGACCACCACCGTCACGCCGGCCGGGCTGCTCACGGCGGCGTCGACCCACGGCGTGCTCGCCCCGCGCACGCTCGTCGTCGACGCCGTCGCTGCCGTCGACCTGCCCGGCTTCGACAACTCCCAGATGGACGGGTACGCCGTGCGCGCCGCCGACCTGGCCCCCGCCGCCCACGGACCGGTGGCGCTGCCCGTGGCGGCGCCCGTCCCGGCGGGCACCACGCCGCTGCCGCTCGACCCCGGGACCGCCGCACCCGTCATGACGGGGGCCCCGATCCCGGTGGGCGCGGACGCCGTGGTGAAGATCGAGGACGCCGACCCGCCCGCGTTCCCCGACCCGGGCGCCTCCGCGACCGTGCGGTTCGCCGCGCCCGCCGCGCCGGGGACGTTCGTGCGGCCCCGCGGCTCCGACGCCGCCGTGGGGGACGTCGTCGTCCCGGCGGGCACCCCGCTGGGCCCTGCGCAGCTCGGGGCGCTCGTCGCGGCCGGGGTCGCCGAGGTCGAGGTCGCCGTCGCCCCCCACGTGCTGCTGGTCTCCACCGGGTCCGAGCTCGTGCCCGCGGGCGCACCGCTCGGCCCGGCGCAGCTCCACGACGCGAACGGTGCCGCCCTGTCGGCGGCGCTCGCGCAGGTGGGATGCCGCGTGACGCACCGGGTCGTGCCCGACGACCCCGCCGCCCTGCGCGCGGTGCTGGAGGCCGCGCCCGACGACGTCGCGTTCGTCGTCACCAGCGGCGGCGTCTCGGCCGGGGCGTACGAGGTGGTGCGCCAGACCCTGACCGACGCCTGGTTCGGGCACGTCGCCGTGCAGCCCGGTGGGCCGCAGGGGCTGGGCACGATCACGGTCGGGCCCGTCGAGGCCCGCCGGGCGGTGCCGCTGGTCGCGTTCCCCGGCAACCCGGTCAGCGCGCTCGTGTCGTTCGAGCTGTTCCTGCGCCCCGTGCTCGCGGCCGCGACCGGCGCGGCGCCCGCCCACCGGCCGCGCGGGCGCGCCCCGCTCGTCGATGCCCTCGACTCGCCGGAGCACCTGCACCAGGTGCGCCGCGGCCGCCTCGACGCCGCCGGGCGGGTCGAGATGGTCGGCGGGCCCGGGTCCCACCTGCTCGCCCACCTCGCGGCGGCTACCCTCCTCGTGCACGTTCCGCCCGGCGTCGCGCACCTGCCCGCGGGTGCCGAGGTCGACTACTGGGAGATCCGATGA
- a CDS encoding nitrite reductase (NAD(P)H) small subunit family protein has product MTAVTDPTTTGPSTPESTVTAPATEQTATTATTATAGTAVCRLDALVPERGVAALLTRADGTTVQVALFRLLDDTVRAVQQLDPYSGAHVISRGIVGTRNGVPTVAGPVYKQVFDLATGRCLDTGGKSPKAGLGDDLTTYPVEVRDGVVHVGPA; this is encoded by the coding sequence ATGACCGCCGTGACCGACCCCACCACCACCGGCCCGAGCACCCCGGAGAGCACCGTGACCGCGCCCGCGACCGAGCAGACCGCCACGACCGCCACGACCGCCACGGCGGGTACCGCCGTCTGCCGGCTCGACGCCCTCGTCCCCGAGCGCGGGGTCGCCGCGCTCCTGACGCGCGCCGACGGCACGACCGTCCAGGTCGCCCTGTTCCGCCTCCTCGACGACACGGTGCGGGCCGTGCAGCAGCTCGACCCGTACTCCGGGGCGCACGTGATCTCCCGCGGGATCGTCGGCACCCGGAACGGGGTACCCACCGTCGCAGGTCCCGTCTACAAGCAGGTCTTCGACCTCGCGACCGGTCGCTGCCTCGACACCGGCGGCAAGTCGCCGAAGGCGGGCCTCGGCGACGACCTGACCACCTACCCCGTCGAGGTGCGCGACGGCGTCGTGCACGTGGGACCGGCCTGA
- a CDS encoding ABC transporter permease subunit: MDTAPAAPARATARLLRSELRLVFGRLRNLVLLAGLACVPLLIGTVLFVTQDTPVAGQGPPFLDRVTGNGLFLVFAALVSCLPFLLPLCVSIVSGDAIAGESAAGTLRYLLVVPVPRARLLLAKAVAALAYAAAAVAAIAVVGLAAGAAYFGVGDVVLLSGDTIPLAEGMLRTLGVVVYVVASLTGLVAVGLFLSTLTEVPVAAMAATVVVAIVSGVLDALPQLSAIHPALLTHHWLDLGEFLRLQVDASTLLAGLAVQAAWVAVFGALAWSRFTTADVSS; this comes from the coding sequence GTGGACACCGCACCCGCGGCACCGGCGCGTGCCACGGCCCGCCTGCTGCGCAGCGAGCTGCGCCTGGTTTTCGGGCGCCTGCGCAACCTCGTGCTGCTCGCCGGGCTGGCGTGCGTCCCGCTGCTGATCGGCACCGTCCTGTTCGTCACGCAGGACACCCCCGTGGCGGGCCAGGGTCCGCCGTTTCTCGACCGCGTCACCGGCAACGGCCTGTTCCTCGTCTTCGCCGCCCTGGTGAGCTGCCTGCCGTTCCTGCTGCCGCTGTGCGTCTCGATCGTGTCCGGCGACGCGATCGCCGGGGAGTCGGCCGCGGGCACCCTGCGGTACCTGCTGGTCGTGCCCGTGCCTCGGGCGCGGCTGCTGCTGGCCAAGGCGGTCGCCGCCCTGGCCTACGCGGCCGCCGCCGTCGCCGCGATCGCCGTCGTCGGCCTCGCCGCCGGGGCGGCCTACTTCGGCGTCGGCGACGTCGTGCTGCTGTCGGGGGACACGATCCCGCTCGCCGAGGGCATGCTGCGCACCCTCGGCGTCGTCGTCTACGTCGTCGCGTCGCTCACCGGCCTGGTCGCCGTCGGCCTGTTCCTGTCGACGCTCACCGAGGTGCCCGTCGCGGCGATGGCGGCGACGGTCGTCGTGGCGATCGTCAGCGGTGTGCTCGACGCGCTGCCGCAGCTCTCGGCGATCCACCCCGCCCTGCTGACCCACCACTGGCTGGACCTCGGGGAGTTCCTGCGGCTCCAGGTGGACGCCTCGACGCTGCTGGCCGGCCTGGCCGTGCAGGCCGCCTGGGTGGCGGTCTTCGGTGCGCTCGCCTGGAGCCGCTTCACGACGGCGGACGTGTCCTCGTAG
- the moaC gene encoding cyclic pyranopterin monophosphate synthase MoaC — protein MSDLTHYRADGAAHMVDVTAKDVTKRRATARGVLRTRHDVVEQIASGSLPKGEAIATARIAGIMGAKRTPDLVPLCHPLPISGVEIDVTPDGAGSGTVEITATVRTTGRTGVEMEALTAVTVAGLTLYDMIKAVDKAAVLTDIEVVAKSGGKSGDWSREDA, from the coding sequence ATGAGCGACCTGACCCACTACCGCGCCGACGGCGCCGCCCACATGGTCGACGTCACCGCCAAGGACGTCACGAAGCGGCGCGCCACCGCCCGCGGCGTGCTGCGCACCCGGCACGACGTCGTCGAGCAGATCGCGTCCGGCAGCCTGCCCAAGGGCGAGGCGATCGCGACGGCCCGCATCGCCGGGATCATGGGCGCCAAGCGCACCCCCGACCTCGTGCCGCTGTGCCACCCGCTGCCGATCTCCGGCGTCGAGATCGACGTCACGCCCGACGGCGCCGGCTCCGGCACCGTCGAGATCACCGCGACCGTGCGCACCACCGGACGCACCGGCGTCGAGATGGAGGCGCTCACCGCCGTCACCGTCGCCGGCCTGACCCTCTACGACATGATCAAGGCCGTCGACAAGGCCGCCGTCCTCACCGACATCGAGGTCGTCGCGAAGTCGGGCGGCAAGTCCGGCGACTGGTCGCGGGAGGACGCGTGA
- a CDS encoding LolA family protein, translating to MDTKRRLSPRARWAVPVAVAGVVAAAFAVPATVGAVASDDLPALTADELVDRVASADQVPVSGTVVYTARLGLPDVTVSDLQGAGPLDLLGGSTTMRVWSDGDDASRAALLGDVSEYSVVRDGPQAWTYSSADDEAVHYVLDPADAERWAQKSADASGPAVEGDVPTPAEAADLALAHARVTTDVTTTEPVEVAGRAAYQLELRPQTDGTLVDRVRVAVDAETWVPLRTQVWSVDDAQAPAIEVGFTDVSFVAPDPSVFEFSAPAGAEVREVVVPLPEPGAQGSPSSEALGKDAGVEVSGTGWETVVELTDVDVDAILGATAQGRLPEGSTGSSGADDLFEEFTDSEDGELPGMPELDTGALYEQLTTPVDGGRLLTSALLSVLVTDDGRVLAGSVPPEALEEAAG from the coding sequence ATGGACACCAAGCGCAGACTCTCGCCCCGGGCACGGTGGGCGGTCCCCGTGGCCGTCGCCGGCGTCGTCGCCGCCGCCTTCGCCGTGCCCGCCACGGTCGGGGCCGTCGCGAGCGACGACCTGCCCGCCCTCACGGCCGACGAGCTGGTGGACCGCGTCGCGTCCGCCGACCAGGTCCCGGTGTCGGGGACGGTCGTCTACACGGCCCGTCTCGGCCTGCCGGACGTCACCGTCTCGGACCTGCAGGGCGCCGGGCCGCTCGACCTGCTGGGCGGCAGCACGACGATGCGGGTGTGGTCGGACGGCGACGACGCCTCGCGCGCCGCGCTGCTCGGCGACGTCTCGGAGTACTCGGTCGTGCGGGACGGTCCGCAGGCGTGGACGTACTCCAGCGCCGACGACGAGGCCGTCCACTACGTCCTCGACCCCGCGGACGCGGAGCGCTGGGCGCAGAAGTCCGCCGACGCGTCCGGCCCGGCCGTCGAGGGCGACGTCCCGACACCGGCGGAAGCCGCCGACCTGGCGCTGGCGCACGCGCGCGTGACCACCGACGTCACGACGACGGAGCCGGTGGAGGTCGCCGGGCGGGCGGCCTACCAGCTGGAGCTGCGGCCGCAGACCGACGGCACGCTGGTCGACCGGGTGCGCGTCGCGGTCGACGCCGAGACGTGGGTGCCGCTGCGCACCCAGGTGTGGAGCGTCGACGACGCGCAGGCCCCGGCGATCGAGGTGGGCTTCACCGACGTCTCGTTCGTGGCGCCGGACCCGAGCGTGTTCGAGTTCTCCGCCCCGGCCGGCGCGGAGGTGCGCGAGGTCGTGGTCCCGCTGCCCGAGCCCGGTGCGCAGGGCTCTCCGAGCAGCGAGGCGCTGGGGAAGGACGCGGGCGTCGAGGTGTCCGGCACGGGCTGGGAGACCGTCGTCGAGCTGACGGACGTGGACGTCGACGCGATCCTCGGGGCGACGGCGCAGGGCCGGCTGCCGGAGGGCAGCACCGGGTCGAGCGGCGCCGACGACCTGTTCGAGGAGTTCACGGACTCCGAGGACGGCGAGCTGCCGGGCATGCCCGAGCTCGACACGGGCGCGCTGTACGAGCAGCTCACGACGCCGGTGGACGGCGGGCGTCTGCTGACCTCGGCGCTGCTGTCCGTGCTGGTCACGGACGACGGCCGCGTCCTGGCCGGGTCGGTGCCGCCCGAGGCGCTCGAGGAGGCCGCCGGATGA
- a CDS encoding uroporphyrinogen-III synthase, with the protein MAGCTVLVTADRRSGELAAALERRGAAIRHAPALSMVPHVDDDALVEATAALVADPPDVVVATTGVGFRAWIEAADAHGLADDLLAVLGRARIVARGPKARGAVQAAGLSADWVAESETSAEVAEVLLSEGVQGLHVAIQHHGAGADGLDEVFGKAGARVSPLVVYRWGATPDPERLAASVRAAAAGEVDAVVFTSAPGAEAWLEAVESAGLLDEVVSRFTTGEMVAASVGPVTSRPLAHRGIPTLEPERGRLGALVRALVGHYEQIEAVALCTVAGPLVIRARVAVLDGQVLPLSPTGVEVLRLLAAAGGDVVSREQVLEVLPGVSRDGHAVEVAIARLREATGRRDLVKTVVKRGYRLELAHP; encoded by the coding sequence ATGGCGGGCTGCACGGTGCTCGTCACCGCCGACCGCCGGTCCGGCGAGCTCGCGGCCGCGCTGGAGCGCCGCGGCGCCGCCATCCGGCACGCGCCCGCCCTCAGCATGGTCCCGCACGTGGACGACGACGCCCTCGTCGAGGCCACCGCCGCGCTCGTCGCCGACCCGCCCGACGTCGTCGTCGCCACGACCGGCGTGGGGTTCCGTGCCTGGATCGAGGCCGCCGACGCCCACGGGCTCGCGGACGACCTGCTCGCCGTCCTCGGGCGTGCCCGGATCGTGGCCCGCGGACCCAAGGCGCGCGGGGCCGTGCAGGCGGCCGGGCTCAGCGCCGACTGGGTCGCCGAGTCCGAGACGTCCGCCGAGGTCGCCGAGGTGCTGCTCAGCGAGGGCGTGCAGGGCCTGCACGTCGCCATCCAGCACCACGGCGCCGGGGCCGACGGCCTCGACGAGGTCTTCGGCAAGGCCGGTGCCCGCGTCTCCCCGCTGGTCGTCTACCGCTGGGGCGCGACCCCGGACCCCGAGCGGCTCGCCGCCTCCGTGCGGGCGGCCGCCGCCGGGGAGGTCGACGCCGTCGTGTTCACCTCCGCGCCCGGCGCCGAGGCGTGGCTGGAGGCCGTGGAGTCCGCGGGGCTGCTCGACGAGGTCGTGTCCCGCTTCACCACGGGGGAGATGGTCGCCGCGTCGGTCGGCCCGGTCACCTCGCGGCCGCTCGCGCACCGCGGCATCCCCACCCTCGAGCCCGAGCGGGGCCGCCTCGGCGCGCTCGTGCGCGCCCTCGTGGGCCACTACGAGCAGATCGAGGCCGTCGCGCTGTGCACCGTCGCGGGGCCGCTCGTCATCCGGGCCCGCGTCGCCGTCCTCGACGGCCAGGTGCTGCCCCTGTCGCCCACCGGCGTCGAGGTGCTGCGGCTGCTCGCCGCGGCGGGCGGCGACGTCGTGTCCCGCGAGCAGGTCCTCGAGGTGCTGCCCGGCGTGTCCCGGGACGGCCACGCCGTCGAGGTCGCGATCGCGCGGCTGCGCGAGGCCACCGGGCGGCGCGACCTCGTCAAGACCGTCGTCAAGCGCGGCTACCGGCTGGAGCTCGCGCACCCCTGA
- a CDS encoding ABC transporter ATP-binding protein — MTAGAPAAAPAVRTRGLTKRFRSGQVGVDGIDLLVPRGAVYGFLGPNGSGKTTTIRMLLGLVSPTAGSVELLGAPMPRGGADVLPRVGALVEGPAFHPYLSGAANLVRLDAVDATADPGTRERRVGAALERVGLTAAAAKRYRQYSLGMKQRLGLAAALLRPRDLLLLDEPTNGLDPQGTREVRALVRELADAGATVLVSSHLLSEIEQVCTHVGIMSRGRLLAQGTRTGIADEGTTEVRVATRPDQRDHVVRVLTGLGLAGARTDGEVVAAPLGTVAVEKVAQAVVGDGIDLLGLEVRRPTLEDVFVRLTGEGFDVAR, encoded by the coding sequence ATGACCGCAGGTGCCCCCGCCGCGGCACCCGCGGTGCGCACCCGCGGGCTGACCAAGCGGTTCCGGTCGGGGCAGGTCGGGGTCGACGGGATCGACCTGCTCGTACCGCGCGGCGCCGTCTACGGGTTCCTCGGACCGAACGGCTCCGGCAAGACGACGACGATCCGGATGCTGCTCGGGCTGGTGTCGCCCACGGCCGGGTCGGTGGAGCTGCTGGGCGCGCCGATGCCCCGGGGCGGTGCGGACGTGCTGCCGCGGGTCGGCGCCCTCGTGGAGGGTCCGGCGTTCCACCCGTACCTGTCCGGTGCGGCGAACCTCGTGAGGCTGGACGCCGTGGACGCGACCGCCGACCCGGGCACCCGCGAGCGGCGCGTCGGCGCCGCGCTGGAGCGGGTCGGGCTGACGGCGGCCGCGGCCAAGCGGTACCGGCAGTACTCCCTGGGGATGAAGCAGCGGCTGGGGCTGGCCGCCGCGCTGCTGCGACCCCGGGACCTGCTCCTGCTCGACGAACCCACGAACGGGCTCGACCCGCAGGGCACGCGCGAGGTGCGGGCGCTCGTGCGCGAGCTCGCCGACGCCGGCGCCACCGTGCTCGTCTCCTCCCACCTGCTCAGCGAGATCGAGCAGGTGTGCACGCACGTCGGGATCATGAGCCGGGGTCGGCTGCTGGCCCAGGGCACCCGCACGGGGATCGCGGACGAGGGCACCACCGAGGTGCGGGTCGCGACCCGCCCGGACCAGCGCGACCACGTGGTGCGCGTCCTGACGGGCCTCGGCCTGGCGGGCGCCCGCACCGACGGCGAGGTGGTCGCGGCACCCCTGGGCACCGTGGCGGTGGAGAAGGTCGCCCAGGCCGTCGTCGGCGACGGGATCGACCTGCTCGGCCTGGAGGTCCGGCGGCCCACGCTGGAGGACGTGTTCGTGCGGCTGACGGGGGAGGGCTTCGATGTCGCTCGCTGA